From one Oncorhynchus keta strain PuntledgeMale-10-30-2019 chromosome 30, Oket_V2, whole genome shotgun sequence genomic stretch:
- the LOC118363388 gene encoding zinc finger protein 853-like isoform X1 yields MSEAILTFQYQLNGVMETVLKTAVHEITRLVKDSFLKEVTGSKREVEILKEKLQQCEQRLRDGEEERKRREVEEREQKKKREEREQRGMCRRCGCAGDTEEREEALLGAEEGCVIKQEMFQSGGPSTLRERKGPQEMATPSSSCVSERMDEREAHVVHIKEEPNDWEDLVTQMVTSTDASIVSLSRLQRLSSHAGAWTSEPQPPPTLPAPWASEPLPPAPWASEPFPPAPWDSEPPPLPPAPLAREPPLPPTPWIRKEQLLLSRSVIPTQGTEHAVGALESINTTAQLRVKPFSCPHCGKSFPQLRNLKDHQKYHHTGKKAFTCSQCGMGFVYMCHFRVHMQRHTRERAFSCSQCGKSFSLQSGLEKHRVLHTAERPYNCTDCGNRFYSRVDLKIHEQIHAAR; encoded by the exons ATGTCAGAGGCCATCCTCACCTTCCAGTACCAGCTCAATGGAGTCATGGAAACGGTCCTCAAAACTGCTGTGCATGAGATCACTCGGCTGGTGAAGGACAGCTTCCTGAAGGAAGTGACTGGGAGCAAGCGGGAAGTGGAAATCTTGAAGGAGAAGCTGCAGCAGTGTGAGCAGAGATTGAgggacggagaggaggagaggaagaggagggaagttgaagagagagagcagaaaaagaagagggaagagagagagcagagggggatgTGTAGAAGATGTGGTTGTGctggagacactgaggagagggaagaggctcTGTTAG GAGCAGAGGAAGGTTGTGTTATCAAACAGGAGATGTTCCAGTCAGGTGGACCCAGCACTCTCCGAGAGAGAAAGGGTCCACAGGAAATGGCCACACCCAGCTCTTCCTGTGTCTCTGAAAGGATGGATGAGAGGGAGGCTCATGTGGTCCATATCAAAGAAGAGCCCAATGACTGGGAGGATCTGGTTACCCAGATGGTCACATCCACAGATGCCTCCATAGTGAGCCTGAGTCGTCTGCAGAGATTGAGCTCACATGCTGGGGCTTGGACCAGTGAGCCTCAGCCTCCACCTACACTCCCAGCACCATGGGCCAGTGAGCCTCTTCCTCCAGCACCATGGGCCAGTGAGCCTTTTCCTCCAGCACCATGGGACAGTGagcctccacctctacctccagcACCATTGGCCAGGGAGCCTCCACTACCTCCAACACCATGGATCAGGAAGGAGCAGCTCCTACTTTCAAGGTCAGTGATACCCACACAGGGGACAGAGCATGCTGTGGGGGCCCTCGAAAGCATCAACACAACGGCACAGCTGAGGGTCAAACCCTTCAGCTGCCCACACTGTGGGAAGAGCTTCCCTCAGCTCCGAAACCTGAAAGACCACCAGAAGTACCACCACACAGGGAAGAAGGCCTTCACCTGCTCCCAGTGTGGTATGGGTTTTGTGTACATGTGCCACTTCAGGGTACACATGCAGCGCCACACGAGGGAGAGGGCATTCAGCTGCtctcagtgtgggaagagcttcagCCTTCAGAGCGGCTTGGAGAAACACCGGGTCCTTCACACTGCAGAGAGGCCTTACAACTGCACGGACTGTGGGAACAGATTCTATTCTAGAGTGGACCTGAAAATACATGAACAAATTCATGCAGCAAGGTAG
- the LOC118363391 gene encoding replication initiator 1-like isoform X2, which translates to MSEKVQNTFRLQLSSVMDSLLTAAVGEISKIFEGSLSEQQAELTQSVEEISALKGKLRLAEMRLKEGGKIKVLDGTSANTSGQTVTDVTTIADIEEEVPDWCEPLQSEDSLIPPSKIKKENEWPWVDLRPLSVSLWRIPNIKQEAEDFDNHLLTALARSPPQKGSAAERLLNRRLKDIPELSAAWSGYGCGSVGRGLRKTHGSLLCTFKQENPEPQSSVLLDKNVLRHSTRHGKDCDLQSKHREGTHGKTSDIVKKKVGRRRKHLKMEPTAEEEATTSGTDKSFCCKYCGKGFHREFGLSVHMRSHNKGTYKCPKCLKKFPYPSALRVHTLNSHGKTEKNKPCSNVKEKLNSINHKVKSLSPIRTKPTSPNNKPLSSSKAKPLPPKDKPTSPNNKAGSPKGSTHPCHVCHKEYTSAKSLQDHEHIHTGERPYPCNQCGQRFRVKQFLILHLRKAHADVYGGEESSRYLSWTAPVEDPIANSAEQQPAIKSKSKDDRRAKENSKQKQMPETDGLFQCTVCKKLLSSQMSLVQHFRIHTGEKPLSCEECGKKFRCHPILISHRKSAHPGKKYQCLRCVQQFETMAERKRHLLQVHQFKKLNPRSRCPRCNRTFHNSNSLRIHYETVHA; encoded by the exons ATGTCGGAGAAGGTGCAGAACACCTTCAGGTTGCAGCTGTCCTCCGTCATGGACTCCCTGCTCACTGCAGCCGTGGGTGAGATCTCCAAGATCTTTGAGGGCAGTCTGAGTGAGCAGCAGGCAGAGCTCACGCAGAGTGTAGAGGAGATCTCAGCATTGAAGGGGAAGCTGAGGCTGGCAGAGATGAGGTTGAAGGAGGGTGGGAAAATAAAGGTGTTGGATGGTACGTCTGCCAACACCTCTGGGCAAACAGTCACTGACGTGACGACAATTGCTGATATAGAAGAAGAAG TACCCGATTGGTGCGAGCCTCTTCAGTCAGAAGATTCTTTAATTCCACCCTCGAAGATCAAAAAGGAAAATGAGTGGCCATGGGTGGACCTGCGACCATTGAGTGTGTCTCTATGGCGCATCCCTAACATCAAACAAGAG GCTGAAGATTTTGATAACCACTTGCTGACAGCCCTAGCCAGGAGTCCTCCACAAAAAG ggtcGGCTGCGGAGCGGTTGTTAAACAGACGGTTAAAAGACATACCTGAACTGAGCGCGGCCTGGTCAGGGTATGGTTGTGGCTCAGTAGGGCGGGGGCTGAGGAAGACCCACGGTAGTCTGTTGTGCACATTCAAACAAGAAAATCCGGAACCCCAGAGCAGCGTCTTATTAGATAAGAATGTCTTGAGGCACAGCACAAGACATGGAAAAGATTGTGACTTACAAAGCAAACACAGAGAGGGGACACATGGGAAAACGAGTGACATAGTAAAAAAGAAGGTAGGAAGGAGAAGAAAGCATTTAAAAATGGAACCTACTGCAGAGGAAGAAGCAACAACCAGTGGAACTGACAAGAGTTTCTGCTGCAAATACTGTGGGAAGGGCTTTCACAGAGAGTTTGGTCTTTCTGTGCACATGAGGTCTCATAACAAGGGGACATACAAATGTCCTAAGTGTCTCAAAAAGTTTCCGTATCCAAGTGCACTCCGTGTGCACACATTGAACAGCCACGGCAAAACAGAAAAGAACAAACCTTGCTCTAATGTCAAAGAAAAGTTGAACTCTATCAACCACAAAGTGAAatccctctcccccatcagaACAAAGCCTACTTCCCCCAACAACAAACCTCTCTCTTCCAGCAAGGCCAAACCTCTACCCCCCAAAGACAAACCTACCTCCCCCAACAACAAAGCTGGCTCCCCTAAAGGCAGCACACATCCTTGTCACGTTTGCCATAAGGAGTACACTTCTGCAAAATCCCTGCAGGACCACGAACACATTCACACAGGTGAGAGACCGTACCCTTGTAACCAGTGTGGGCAGAGGTTCCGTGTAAAGCAGTTCCTGATATTACATTTGCGTAAAGCCCATGCGGATGTGTACGGGGGTGAGGAGAGCAGCAGATACCTCTCCTGGACTGCACCAGTGGAGGATCCCATTGCTAACAGTGCTGAGCAGCAACCTGCCATTAAGTCAAAGAGCAAAGACGATCGACGTGCAAAGGAAAACAGCAAACAGAAGCAAATGCCAGAAACAGACGGCCTGTTTCAATGCACAGTGTGTAAAAAGCTGCTAAGTTCACAGATGAGCCTCGTTCAACACTTCCGCATCCACACAGGTGAGAAACCGCTCAGCTGCGAAGAGTGCGGCAAGAAATTCCGCTGTCACCCCATCTTGATCAGCCACAGGAAGTCCGCCCACCCCGGGAAGAAGTACCAATGCCTCAGGTGTGTTCAGCAATTTGAGACCATGGCTGAACGTAAGAGACATCTGCTACAAGTCCACCAATTCAAGAAACTCAACCCGCGGTCCCGCTGTCCTCGCTGTAACAGGACTTTCCACAACAGTAACTCCCTGAGGATCCACTATGAAACTGTCCATGCCTGA
- the LOC118363391 gene encoding replication initiator 1-like isoform X1, which produces MSEKVQNTFRLQLSSVMDSLLTAAVGEISKIFEGSLSEQQAELTQSVEEISALKGKLRLAEMRLKEGGKIKVLDGTSANTSGQTVTDVTTIADIEEEVPDWCEPLQSEDSLIPPSKIKKENEWPWVDLRPLSVSLWRIPNIKQEQAEDFDNHLLTALARSPPQKGSAAERLLNRRLKDIPELSAAWSGYGCGSVGRGLRKTHGSLLCTFKQENPEPQSSVLLDKNVLRHSTRHGKDCDLQSKHREGTHGKTSDIVKKKVGRRRKHLKMEPTAEEEATTSGTDKSFCCKYCGKGFHREFGLSVHMRSHNKGTYKCPKCLKKFPYPSALRVHTLNSHGKTEKNKPCSNVKEKLNSINHKVKSLSPIRTKPTSPNNKPLSSSKAKPLPPKDKPTSPNNKAGSPKGSTHPCHVCHKEYTSAKSLQDHEHIHTGERPYPCNQCGQRFRVKQFLILHLRKAHADVYGGEESSRYLSWTAPVEDPIANSAEQQPAIKSKSKDDRRAKENSKQKQMPETDGLFQCTVCKKLLSSQMSLVQHFRIHTGEKPLSCEECGKKFRCHPILISHRKSAHPGKKYQCLRCVQQFETMAERKRHLLQVHQFKKLNPRSRCPRCNRTFHNSNSLRIHYETVHA; this is translated from the exons ATGTCGGAGAAGGTGCAGAACACCTTCAGGTTGCAGCTGTCCTCCGTCATGGACTCCCTGCTCACTGCAGCCGTGGGTGAGATCTCCAAGATCTTTGAGGGCAGTCTGAGTGAGCAGCAGGCAGAGCTCACGCAGAGTGTAGAGGAGATCTCAGCATTGAAGGGGAAGCTGAGGCTGGCAGAGATGAGGTTGAAGGAGGGTGGGAAAATAAAGGTGTTGGATGGTACGTCTGCCAACACCTCTGGGCAAACAGTCACTGACGTGACGACAATTGCTGATATAGAAGAAGAAG TACCCGATTGGTGCGAGCCTCTTCAGTCAGAAGATTCTTTAATTCCACCCTCGAAGATCAAAAAGGAAAATGAGTGGCCATGGGTGGACCTGCGACCATTGAGTGTGTCTCTATGGCGCATCCCTAACATCAAACAAGAG CAGGCTGAAGATTTTGATAACCACTTGCTGACAGCCCTAGCCAGGAGTCCTCCACAAAAAG ggtcGGCTGCGGAGCGGTTGTTAAACAGACGGTTAAAAGACATACCTGAACTGAGCGCGGCCTGGTCAGGGTATGGTTGTGGCTCAGTAGGGCGGGGGCTGAGGAAGACCCACGGTAGTCTGTTGTGCACATTCAAACAAGAAAATCCGGAACCCCAGAGCAGCGTCTTATTAGATAAGAATGTCTTGAGGCACAGCACAAGACATGGAAAAGATTGTGACTTACAAAGCAAACACAGAGAGGGGACACATGGGAAAACGAGTGACATAGTAAAAAAGAAGGTAGGAAGGAGAAGAAAGCATTTAAAAATGGAACCTACTGCAGAGGAAGAAGCAACAACCAGTGGAACTGACAAGAGTTTCTGCTGCAAATACTGTGGGAAGGGCTTTCACAGAGAGTTTGGTCTTTCTGTGCACATGAGGTCTCATAACAAGGGGACATACAAATGTCCTAAGTGTCTCAAAAAGTTTCCGTATCCAAGTGCACTCCGTGTGCACACATTGAACAGCCACGGCAAAACAGAAAAGAACAAACCTTGCTCTAATGTCAAAGAAAAGTTGAACTCTATCAACCACAAAGTGAAatccctctcccccatcagaACAAAGCCTACTTCCCCCAACAACAAACCTCTCTCTTCCAGCAAGGCCAAACCTCTACCCCCCAAAGACAAACCTACCTCCCCCAACAACAAAGCTGGCTCCCCTAAAGGCAGCACACATCCTTGTCACGTTTGCCATAAGGAGTACACTTCTGCAAAATCCCTGCAGGACCACGAACACATTCACACAGGTGAGAGACCGTACCCTTGTAACCAGTGTGGGCAGAGGTTCCGTGTAAAGCAGTTCCTGATATTACATTTGCGTAAAGCCCATGCGGATGTGTACGGGGGTGAGGAGAGCAGCAGATACCTCTCCTGGACTGCACCAGTGGAGGATCCCATTGCTAACAGTGCTGAGCAGCAACCTGCCATTAAGTCAAAGAGCAAAGACGATCGACGTGCAAAGGAAAACAGCAAACAGAAGCAAATGCCAGAAACAGACGGCCTGTTTCAATGCACAGTGTGTAAAAAGCTGCTAAGTTCACAGATGAGCCTCGTTCAACACTTCCGCATCCACACAGGTGAGAAACCGCTCAGCTGCGAAGAGTGCGGCAAGAAATTCCGCTGTCACCCCATCTTGATCAGCCACAGGAAGTCCGCCCACCCCGGGAAGAAGTACCAATGCCTCAGGTGTGTTCAGCAATTTGAGACCATGGCTGAACGTAAGAGACATCTGCTACAAGTCCACCAATTCAAGAAACTCAACCCGCGGTCCCGCTGTCCTCGCTGTAACAGGACTTTCCACAACAGTAACTCCCTGAGGATCCACTATGAAACTGTCCATGCCTGA
- the LOC118363389 gene encoding zinc finger protein 79-like: protein MSEAILTFQYQLNGVMETVLKTAVHEITRLVKDNFLEEVTGGKQEVEILKERLQQCEQRWRDGEEERQRREVEEKEQRKKREETEQGGVCRRCGCAGDTEEREERLLGAEKGFDIKPEMFQPDGPSAGEDPQDTAPSGSSCVSERMVEREDHVVHIKEEPDEWGDLVNQMVTSTDSPIMSMSRLQRLSSNPGAWTSEPQPPLPALWASDPQPPAPWSREPLPLAPLAREPPPLPPTPWTRKEQHFLSRSMIPNEGTRHAVGALETSPNGLRINTMAHVKPYSCPHCGKSFPQLRNLKDHQKYHHTGKKAFTCSQCGKGFVYMCHLRVHMQCHTGERPFSCSQCGKSFSLQSGLKRHRVIHTAERPYHCTDCGNRFYSRSDLKRHEQIQCKVDL, encoded by the exons ATGTCAGAGGCCATCCTCACCTTCCAGTACCAGCTCAATGGAGTCATGGAAACGGTCCTCAAAACCGCTGTGCATGAGATCACCCGGCTGGTGAAGGACAACTTCCTGGAAGAAGTGACAGGTGGCAAGCAGGAAGTGGAAATCTTGAAGGAGAGGCTGCAGCAGTgtgagcagagatggagggatggagaggaggagcggcAGAGGAGGGAAGTTGAAGAGAAAGAGCAAAGAAAGAAAAGGGAAGAGACAGAGCAGGGGGGGGTGTGTAGGAGATGTGGTTGTGctggagacactgaggagagagaagagagactgttaG GAGCAGAGAAAGGTTTTGATATTAAACCGGAGATGTTCCAGCCAGATGGACCCAGCGCGGGAGAGGATCCACAGGATACAGCCCCGTCTGGCTCTTCCTGTGTCTCTGAGAGGATGGTAGAAAGGGAAGACCATGTGGTCCATATCAAAGAGGAACCTGATGAATGGGGGGACTTGGTAAACCAGATGGTCACATCCACAGATTCTCCCATAATGAGCATGAGTCGTCTACAGAGATTGAGCTCAAATCCTGGGGCATGGACCAGTGAGCCTCAGCCTCCACTCCCAGCATTATGGGCCAGTGATCCTCAACCTCCAGCACCATGGTCCAGGGAACCTCTTCCTCTAGCACCTCTGGCCAGGGagcctccacctctacctccaacACCATGGACCAGGAAGGAGCAGCACTTTCTCTCAAGGTCAATGATACCCAACGAGGGGACAAGGCATGCTGTGGGGGCCCTTGAGACCAGTCCGAACGGCCTGCGCATCAACACAATGGCACATGTCAAACCCTACAGCTGCCCACACTGTGGGAAGAGCTTCCCTCAGCTCCGAAACCTGAAAGACCACCAGAAGTACCACCACACAGGGAAGAAGGCCTTCACCTGCTCCCAGTGTGGTAAGGGTTTTGTGTACATGTGCCACCTCAGGGTACACATGCAGTGCCACACGGGGGAGAGGCCGTTCAgctgctctcagtgtggaaaaAGCTTTAGCCTTCAGAGCGGCTTGAAGAGACACAGGGTCATTCACACTGCAGAGAGACCTTACCACTGCACGGACTGTGGTAACAGATTCTATTCTAGATCGGACCTGAAAAGGCATGAACAAATCCAGTGCAAAGTAGACCTTTGA
- the LOC118363391 gene encoding zinc finger protein 271-like isoform X3 produces MSEKVQNTFRLQLSSVMDSLLTAAVVPDWCEPLQSEDSLIPPSKIKKENEWPWVDLRPLSVSLWRIPNIKQEQAEDFDNHLLTALARSPPQKGSAAERLLNRRLKDIPELSAAWSGYGCGSVGRGLRKTHGSLLCTFKQENPEPQSSVLLDKNVLRHSTRHGKDCDLQSKHREGTHGKTSDIVKKKVGRRRKHLKMEPTAEEEATTSGTDKSFCCKYCGKGFHREFGLSVHMRSHNKGTYKCPKCLKKFPYPSALRVHTLNSHGKTEKNKPCSNVKEKLNSINHKVKSLSPIRTKPTSPNNKPLSSSKAKPLPPKDKPTSPNNKAGSPKGSTHPCHVCHKEYTSAKSLQDHEHIHTGERPYPCNQCGQRFRVKQFLILHLRKAHADVYGGEESSRYLSWTAPVEDPIANSAEQQPAIKSKSKDDRRAKENSKQKQMPETDGLFQCTVCKKLLSSQMSLVQHFRIHTGEKPLSCEECGKKFRCHPILISHRKSAHPGKKYQCLRCVQQFETMAERKRHLLQVHQFKKLNPRSRCPRCNRTFHNSNSLRIHYETVHA; encoded by the exons ATGTCGGAGAAGGTGCAGAACACCTTCAGGTTGCAGCTGTCCTCCGTCATGGACTCCCTGCTCACTGCAGCCGTGG TACCCGATTGGTGCGAGCCTCTTCAGTCAGAAGATTCTTTAATTCCACCCTCGAAGATCAAAAAGGAAAATGAGTGGCCATGGGTGGACCTGCGACCATTGAGTGTGTCTCTATGGCGCATCCCTAACATCAAACAAGAG CAGGCTGAAGATTTTGATAACCACTTGCTGACAGCCCTAGCCAGGAGTCCTCCACAAAAAG ggtcGGCTGCGGAGCGGTTGTTAAACAGACGGTTAAAAGACATACCTGAACTGAGCGCGGCCTGGTCAGGGTATGGTTGTGGCTCAGTAGGGCGGGGGCTGAGGAAGACCCACGGTAGTCTGTTGTGCACATTCAAACAAGAAAATCCGGAACCCCAGAGCAGCGTCTTATTAGATAAGAATGTCTTGAGGCACAGCACAAGACATGGAAAAGATTGTGACTTACAAAGCAAACACAGAGAGGGGACACATGGGAAAACGAGTGACATAGTAAAAAAGAAGGTAGGAAGGAGAAGAAAGCATTTAAAAATGGAACCTACTGCAGAGGAAGAAGCAACAACCAGTGGAACTGACAAGAGTTTCTGCTGCAAATACTGTGGGAAGGGCTTTCACAGAGAGTTTGGTCTTTCTGTGCACATGAGGTCTCATAACAAGGGGACATACAAATGTCCTAAGTGTCTCAAAAAGTTTCCGTATCCAAGTGCACTCCGTGTGCACACATTGAACAGCCACGGCAAAACAGAAAAGAACAAACCTTGCTCTAATGTCAAAGAAAAGTTGAACTCTATCAACCACAAAGTGAAatccctctcccccatcagaACAAAGCCTACTTCCCCCAACAACAAACCTCTCTCTTCCAGCAAGGCCAAACCTCTACCCCCCAAAGACAAACCTACCTCCCCCAACAACAAAGCTGGCTCCCCTAAAGGCAGCACACATCCTTGTCACGTTTGCCATAAGGAGTACACTTCTGCAAAATCCCTGCAGGACCACGAACACATTCACACAGGTGAGAGACCGTACCCTTGTAACCAGTGTGGGCAGAGGTTCCGTGTAAAGCAGTTCCTGATATTACATTTGCGTAAAGCCCATGCGGATGTGTACGGGGGTGAGGAGAGCAGCAGATACCTCTCCTGGACTGCACCAGTGGAGGATCCCATTGCTAACAGTGCTGAGCAGCAACCTGCCATTAAGTCAAAGAGCAAAGACGATCGACGTGCAAAGGAAAACAGCAAACAGAAGCAAATGCCAGAAACAGACGGCCTGTTTCAATGCACAGTGTGTAAAAAGCTGCTAAGTTCACAGATGAGCCTCGTTCAACACTTCCGCATCCACACAGGTGAGAAACCGCTCAGCTGCGAAGAGTGCGGCAAGAAATTCCGCTGTCACCCCATCTTGATCAGCCACAGGAAGTCCGCCCACCCCGGGAAGAAGTACCAATGCCTCAGGTGTGTTCAGCAATTTGAGACCATGGCTGAACGTAAGAGACATCTGCTACAAGTCCACCAATTCAAGAAACTCAACCCGCGGTCCCGCTGTCCTCGCTGTAACAGGACTTTCCACAACAGTAACTCCCTGAGGATCCACTATGAAACTGTCCATGCCTGA